The Verrucomicrobiia bacterium genome contains a region encoding:
- the mdh gene encoding malate dehydrogenase, whose product MKRKISVIGAGNVGASLALYLAEENLADIVLVDILEGIPQGKALDLSQAGPVRGYNAKITGTNDYKEISGSDMVIVTAGLARKPGMSREDLLSANADIVGKVADEIKAKAPNAFVLVVSNPLDIMTYHMFRKTGFPANRVFGQAGVLDSVRFRTFVAMELGVAFSDTQAMVLGGHGDTMVPLPRYSTVSGVPITELISKERIDAISARTRDGGAEIVKLLKSGSAYYAPAAASAEMAKAVFLDEKKLLPASAYVDGPYGLSGLYIGVPVILGAGGVEKVIELKLEKEEKEALARSAATYKDMLKFLGY is encoded by the coding sequence ATGAAAAGGAAAATATCCGTCATCGGGGCCGGCAACGTCGGGGCCAGCCTCGCGCTCTATCTGGCGGAAGAAAACCTGGCCGACATCGTTCTGGTCGATATTCTGGAGGGTATCCCGCAGGGGAAAGCCCTGGACTTGTCCCAGGCCGGGCCGGTGCGCGGCTACAATGCCAAAATAACCGGAACGAACGACTACAAGGAAATTTCCGGCAGCGACATGGTGATTGTAACGGCTGGATTGGCGAGAAAACCGGGGATGAGTCGGGAGGATTTGCTTTCCGCCAACGCCGATATCGTCGGCAAAGTGGCGGACGAAATAAAAGCCAAAGCCCCCAACGCTTTTGTGCTGGTGGTTTCCAACCCGCTCGACATAATGACCTACCATATGTTCCGCAAAACCGGTTTTCCAGCCAACCGGGTTTTCGGCCAGGCTGGCGTCTTGGACTCCGTCCGCTTCCGTACTTTCGTGGCGATGGAGCTGGGCGTGGCCTTCAGTGATACGCAAGCCATGGTTTTGGGCGGACACGGGGATACGATGGTCCCCCTGCCGCGCTACTCCACGGTCTCCGGCGTGCCGATTACCGAGTTGATTTCCAAGGAGCGGATTGACGCCATCTCCGCCCGCACCCGCGATGGGGGGGCCGAAATTGTGAAGCTCTTGAAATCCGGTTCGGCCTACTATGCCCCGGCGGCTGCCTCGGCCGAAATGGCCAAGGCGGTCTTTCTGGACGAAAAGAAGCTTCTGCCCGCCTCGGCCTATGTGGACGGTCCCTACGGCCTCTCCGGGTTGTATATTGGGGTGCCGGTGATTTTGGGTGCCGGCGGCGTGGAAAAAGTAATCGAGTTGAAACTGGAAAAAGAGGAGAAGGAGGCGCTCGCGCGCTCCGCCGCCACCTACAAAGACATGCTCAAATTCCTGGGCTACTGA
- a CDS encoding polyprenol monophosphomannose synthase, protein MKALVIIPTYNEKENIEKIVPAVLAVDPSLFVLIVDDNSPDGTGQIADRMAAQNNRIFVLHREKKNGLGQAYLAGFRWGLERDFDYLFEMDADFSHDPKYLPDFLQAVKEADLVIGSRYISGVNVVNWPMGRLLLSYYANTYSRIVTGLPLRDATGGFKCYRRQVLEAIDLSKVRSNGYSFQIEMSFRAWKKGFRLKEIPIIFIDRREGTSKMSKKIVREAVWMVWRLRLMSILGKL, encoded by the coding sequence ATGAAGGCCTTAGTCATCATCCCAACCTACAACGAAAAGGAAAACATCGAAAAAATCGTCCCGGCGGTTTTGGCGGTCGATCCCTCCCTTTTCGTCTTGATAGTGGACGACAACTCCCCGGATGGAACCGGGCAAATCGCCGACCGGATGGCCGCCCAAAACAACCGGATTTTTGTCTTGCACCGGGAAAAGAAAAACGGACTGGGGCAGGCCTATCTGGCCGGTTTCCGCTGGGGGCTGGAACGAGATTTCGATTACCTTTTTGAAATGGATGCCGATTTTTCCCACGACCCCAAATACCTCCCCGACTTTTTGCAGGCCGTCAAGGAGGCCGACCTGGTCATCGGCAGCCGCTACATCTCCGGCGTCAACGTGGTGAACTGGCCGATGGGGCGGCTTTTGCTCTCCTACTACGCCAACACCTATTCCCGAATCGTGACCGGTTTGCCCCTGCGGGACGCCACCGGCGGGTTCAAGTGTTACCGCCGGCAGGTGCTGGAAGCGATTGATTTGTCCAAGGTCCGCTCCAACGGCTACTCCTTCCAAATCGAAATGAGCTTTCGCGCCTGGAAAAAGGGGTTCCGGTTGAAGGAAATCCCCATCATCTTCATCGACCGGCGGGAAGGCACGAGCAAAATGTCTAAAAAAATCGTGCGCGAGGCTGTTTGGATGGTCTGGCGGCTGCGGCTTATGTCCATTTTAGGGAAACTGTGA
- the ndk gene encoding nucleoside-diphosphate kinase, which translates to MEKTLLIIKPDAVSRNLIGEIVSRVEKARFKIKAMKMVQLKPAEARRFYAVHEGKPFLDELVAFMSSGPVVPMVLEKENAVADLRKLIGATNPAKADPGTVRHDLAIDMGKNSVHGSDSPENAKIEIEFFFPNSEGK; encoded by the coding sequence ATGGAAAAAACGCTTTTGATTATCAAGCCGGATGCCGTTTCCCGCAACCTGATTGGGGAAATCGTCTCCCGGGTGGAAAAAGCCCGTTTTAAAATCAAGGCCATGAAAATGGTGCAGTTGAAACCGGCCGAGGCCCGCCGCTTTTACGCGGTGCACGAAGGCAAACCGTTCCTGGACGAGTTGGTCGCCTTCATGTCCTCCGGCCCGGTGGTGCCGATGGTTTTGGAAAAGGAGAACGCCGTGGCCGATCTGCGCAAGCTGATCGGCGCGACCAACCCGGCCAAGGCCGATCCCGGCACCGTGCGCCACGATCTGGCGATCGATATGGGAAAAAATTCCGTGCATGGCTCCGATTCACCGGAGAATGCCAAAATTGAAATCGAGTTCTTCTTTCCAAACTCGGAGGGGAAATGA
- a CDS encoding MraY family glycosyltransferase, producing the protein MSRWIAFLLSFGIGLALTPLVTYLCRKKGLFDQPGPRKIHVEPTPRLGGISIFAAFWAGLFAVFFLNGPIPSELYFVFFGSSVVFAVGLFDDLHTSDWRLKLLVQILGGAILVAGGLAIRVLYIPFFGAWNLGFWSLPVTFLWVVVLTNSINLIDGLDGLAAGVSLIVAVTLFLSGHFLQIPLLAVFALCMAGALAGFLPFNYFPARIFMGDSGSLTVGFLFASLGLLFPIKGFAATALFIPLLTLGVPLAEAATTLFRRLKGGRPWHAADREHLFHRLLELGLSHKVTVWLFYSSSVAFSFLVLCLVTLDRRFILSGLVLLYLFLSVAFIILVRHVAERKK; encoded by the coding sequence ATGAGCCGCTGGATTGCGTTTTTGCTCTCTTTTGGAATCGGTCTGGCCTTGACGCCGCTGGTTACGTACCTTTGTCGAAAAAAAGGGCTTTTCGACCAGCCCGGCCCTCGTAAAATTCACGTCGAGCCGACTCCCCGTTTGGGCGGCATTTCCATTTTTGCCGCCTTTTGGGCCGGACTTTTCGCCGTTTTTTTCTTAAACGGCCCCATTCCCTCGGAGCTCTATTTCGTGTTTTTCGGTTCATCGGTCGTTTTTGCCGTTGGATTGTTCGACGATCTGCATACCTCCGACTGGCGGCTTAAGCTGCTCGTGCAAATACTGGGCGGTGCCATTCTGGTGGCGGGAGGTCTGGCCATCAGGGTGCTTTACATCCCGTTTTTCGGCGCCTGGAATCTTGGTTTTTGGTCCCTCCCCGTCACTTTTTTATGGGTTGTGGTGCTGACCAACAGCATCAACTTGATTGACGGGCTGGATGGGCTGGCCGCCGGCGTCTCGTTGATTGTGGCTGTGACTTTGTTTTTGTCCGGCCATTTTCTGCAAATCCCGCTCTTGGCCGTTTTTGCCTTGTGTATGGCCGGTGCGCTCGCCGGCTTTCTCCCCTTTAATTATTTTCCCGCCCGAATTTTTATGGGGGATTCCGGCTCGCTTACCGTCGGGTTTTTGTTCGCTTCGCTCGGGCTCCTGTTTCCCATCAAAGGGTTTGCCGCCACGGCGCTTTTCATTCCGCTGTTGACCCTCGGAGTCCCTCTGGCGGAAGCCGCCACCACCCTTTTCCGCCGGTTGAAAGGCGGCCGGCCCTGGCATGCCGCCGACCGGGAGCATCTCTTTCACCGGCTGTTGGAACTGGGGCTTTCCCACAAGGTGACGGTCTGGCTCTTTTACTCCTCGTCGGTTGCTTTTTCCTTTCTCGTTTTGTGCTTGGTGACGTTGGACCGGCGTTTTATTTTATCCGGGCTTGTGCTTTTGTACCTGTTTTTGTCGGTCGCATTTATTATCTTGGTACGGCACGTGGCGGAGAGGAAAAAATGA
- the mreC gene encoding rod shape-determining protein MreC encodes MSELSVPFKTKPKAAIALTAGFSLLLLILPKPVKYTFATAISSTLYAPFFSLGKAFSELLAVRETNRLLKNELLGLKMENRALKESSLENERLRKLLGLSAPPDFRPVAAELVGAEATPRPTEITVNRGTRDGIRRNLPVVHLNGLVGKVLDATPDAAVIQLLFDPGCRVAARDQRSRVLGIVKWKSGPCLSFENISPADDVAVGDTIVSSGLGGIFPEGLVVGTVKTVTADTLSFFRSIDLLPAVGFSALDELFILVPKNSPERENR; translated from the coding sequence TTGAGCGAACTGTCCGTACCGTTTAAAACAAAGCCGAAAGCCGCCATTGCCTTGACGGCCGGCTTTTCCCTTCTGCTTTTAATTTTACCCAAACCGGTTAAGTACACCTTCGCGACCGCCATCTCCAGCACCCTCTACGCTCCGTTTTTCTCCCTCGGCAAAGCGTTTTCCGAACTTTTGGCCGTACGGGAGACGAACCGGCTCCTCAAAAACGAGCTTTTGGGCCTGAAGATGGAAAACCGGGCCTTAAAGGAAAGCTCGCTCGAAAACGAGCGGCTGCGCAAACTATTGGGCCTCTCCGCCCCGCCCGATTTCCGCCCGGTTGCCGCCGAACTGGTGGGGGCCGAGGCCACCCCGAGGCCGACCGAAATCACGGTCAACCGCGGCACCCGGGATGGAATACGCCGAAATCTGCCGGTCGTGCACTTGAACGGGCTGGTGGGCAAGGTTCTGGACGCCACGCCGGACGCCGCCGTGATTCAACTCCTCTTTGATCCGGGCTGCCGGGTTGCGGCCCGCGACCAAAGGAGCCGGGTCTTGGGTATTGTCAAATGGAAATCCGGCCCCTGCCTCTCTTTTGAAAACATTTCCCCCGCCGACGACGTGGCCGTCGGCGACACCATCGTCTCTTCCGGGCTGGGGGGGATATTTCCAGAGGGGCTGGTGGTCGGGACGGTGAAAACCGTGACTGCCGACACGCTCTCCTTTTTCCGCAGCATCGACCTCCTGCCCGCCGTCGGCTTCTCTGCGTTGGACGAGCTGTTCATCCTGGTTCCCAAAAATTCTCCGGAACGGGAAAACCGGTGA
- the icd gene encoding isocitrate dehydrogenase (NADP(+)) has protein sequence MRKFKTFTVPREGEKISFKNKKLLVPDYPVIPFIEGDGIGVDITPAAQKVLNAAVERAYGPGRKLVWVEIFAGEKAQKRFSEWIPRETYDAIKFFVVALKGPLTTPIGGGHRSLNVTLRQVLDLYACIRPVRYFEGVPAPVKTPEDVNLIIFRENTEDVYAGLEWKKGTPEAKKLISFLGKTLKAKVRPDSGVGIKPISAFATKRLVRKALQYALDNNRRVVTLIHKGNIMKFTEGAFRDWGYEVAKKEFGKVTVTEEELRGAEVPPGKILVNDRIADSIFQQILTRPKEYDILACPNLEGDFLSDAAAAQVGGLGMAPGGNVGEGTAVFEATHGTAPKYAGQNKVNPGSLILSGAMMLEYLGWKEAAALIYAGLERALKHKTVTYDLERQMSGAQLVSTSGFADRIISHINESKVPQLETVS, from the coding sequence ATGCGCAAATTCAAAACCTTCACCGTCCCCCGCGAAGGGGAGAAAATCAGTTTCAAAAACAAGAAGCTGCTCGTGCCGGATTATCCGGTGATTCCCTTTATTGAAGGGGACGGCATCGGCGTCGACATAACCCCGGCGGCGCAGAAGGTGTTGAACGCCGCCGTCGAGCGGGCCTACGGCCCGGGCCGCAAGCTGGTCTGGGTGGAAATCTTCGCCGGAGAGAAAGCCCAAAAACGCTTTAGCGAATGGATTCCGAGGGAAACCTACGATGCCATCAAATTCTTCGTCGTCGCTTTAAAGGGGCCTTTGACCACCCCCATCGGCGGCGGCCACCGCAGTTTGAACGTCACCCTGCGCCAGGTTTTGGACCTCTACGCCTGCATCCGGCCCGTGCGCTACTTCGAGGGGGTTCCGGCTCCGGTGAAAACCCCGGAAGATGTGAACCTGATCATTTTCCGGGAAAACACGGAGGATGTCTACGCCGGGCTGGAATGGAAAAAAGGGACGCCCGAGGCCAAAAAGCTGATTTCCTTTTTGGGGAAAACCTTGAAGGCCAAAGTCCGTCCCGATTCCGGCGTGGGAATCAAGCCGATCTCCGCCTTCGCCACCAAGCGGCTCGTCCGCAAGGCCCTTCAGTATGCACTCGACAACAACCGCCGGGTGGTGACCTTGATTCACAAGGGAAACATTATGAAGTTCACCGAGGGCGCCTTCCGGGACTGGGGCTACGAAGTGGCCAAAAAGGAATTCGGCAAAGTGACCGTTACGGAAGAGGAACTGCGCGGCGCCGAAGTGCCGCCGGGAAAGATTCTGGTCAACGACCGGATTGCCGACTCCATTTTCCAGCAGATTCTGACCCGCCCCAAGGAATACGATATTCTGGCCTGCCCAAATCTTGAAGGGGATTTTCTTTCGGATGCCGCCGCCGCCCAAGTGGGGGGATTGGGAATGGCGCCGGGCGGCAACGTGGGGGAAGGCACGGCGGTGTTCGAGGCCACCCACGGCACCGCCCCCAAGTACGCCGGGCAGAACAAGGTCAACCCGGGCAGCTTGATTCTTTCCGGGGCGATGATGCTGGAGTATCTGGGCTGGAAAGAAGCGGCGGCCCTGATTTACGCCGGGCTGGAAAGGGCGCTGAAACATAAAACCGTAACCTACGATCTGGAGCGGCAGATGTCCGGTGCACAGCTGGTATCCACCTCCGGCTTTGCCGACCGCATCATCTCCCACATCAACGAAAGCAAGGTCCCGCAGTTGGAGACGGTGAGTTGA
- a CDS encoding PTS sugar transporter subunit IIA, producing MKLSKFCGEELISLDLKAKSKEEAIRELVALAARSKLVKDEKELLSAVLEREKLVTTGVGYGVAFPHAKTTATRGVVIAFGRSKSGLDFEAMDKKPVYLLFLIAAPEDAIGAHLNVMAQLSFIMKDEKNRRRFMDVKSPGELLEALDKASDNG from the coding sequence ATGAAATTGTCAAAATTTTGCGGCGAGGAACTGATTTCACTGGACCTGAAAGCCAAATCCAAGGAGGAGGCGATTCGCGAGCTGGTCGCGTTGGCGGCCCGCTCCAAGCTGGTCAAGGATGAAAAGGAGCTGCTTTCCGCCGTTCTGGAGCGGGAAAAGCTGGTGACCACGGGGGTGGGATACGGGGTCGCCTTTCCCCACGCCAAAACCACGGCCACCCGCGGCGTGGTGATCGCCTTCGGCCGTTCCAAAAGCGGCCTGGATTTCGAGGCGATGGATAAAAAGCCGGTCTATCTCTTATTCCTGATCGCCGCTCCGGAGGATGCGATCGGGGCGCACTTGAACGTGATGGCCCAGCTCTCCTTCATCATGAAGGACGAAAAAAACCGGCGGCGTTTCATGGACGTCAAAAGCCCGGGGGAACTGCTGGAGGCCTTGGATAAGGCCTCCGACAACGGATAG
- a CDS encoding glycosyltransferase family 2 protein, with amino-acid sequence MGVSVVMVTYASYPLTRRLLEPLIAGIGKELDEIILVDSASPDQTGEKLKTDFLALNYLPMPKNRGYGAAVNRGANQAKGDWLLIMNGDLEINPAQISRLRELAEADEADLMAPLQETPEGIPIPTVRNFPTPSTILFARRSPLGWLLGPRGGYLRPLPEKTEPVTGFVGGACFLVRKKKFLEVGGFDPNFFLFVEDTDLCRRLSEAGAKIFFTPEVRVRHYWSFSTGQNSLQKLGQQHASLLYYFKKHFPTHRLFRVWLACLFWIQRALFRLLGMHR; translated from the coding sequence GTGGGCGTCTCGGTGGTGATGGTTACCTATGCGAGCTACCCTTTGACCCGGCGGCTCCTGGAGCCGCTGATTGCAGGGATAGGCAAGGAGTTGGATGAAATCATCCTGGTGGACAGCGCCTCTCCGGACCAGACCGGTGAAAAGCTGAAAACCGATTTTCTTGCGTTAAATTATCTGCCGATGCCAAAGAACCGGGGGTACGGCGCGGCGGTCAACCGCGGTGCGAACCAAGCCAAAGGCGACTGGCTTTTGATTATGAACGGCGATTTGGAAATCAATCCCGCGCAAATTAGCCGATTGCGGGAATTGGCGGAAGCGGACGAGGCGGATTTGATGGCCCCCCTGCAGGAAACGCCCGAAGGAATACCGATCCCGACGGTGCGCAATTTTCCCACGCCGTCGACCATCCTTTTTGCCCGCCGCTCTCCGTTGGGATGGCTGCTTGGCCCTAGGGGCGGTTATTTGCGCCCGTTGCCCGAAAAAACCGAACCGGTAACGGGGTTTGTCGGCGGCGCCTGCTTTTTGGTGCGAAAGAAAAAGTTTCTCGAAGTCGGCGGCTTTGACCCCAATTTTTTCCTTTTTGTGGAGGACACCGACCTCTGCAGGCGGCTGTCCGAAGCCGGCGCCAAAATCTTCTTTACGCCGGAAGTAAGGGTCCGGCATTACTGGAGTTTCTCCACCGGTCAAAATTCTTTGCAAAAACTCGGGCAGCAGCACGCCTCCCTCCTTTACTACTTTAAAAAACATTTTCCTACCCACCGACTCTTCCGCGTGTGGCTGGCTTGCCTTTTTTGGATTCAGCGCGCCCTTTTCCGCCTCCTTGGGATGCATCGATGA
- a CDS encoding acetyl-CoA carboxylase carboxyltransferase subunit alpha, protein MNGYLDFEKPIVELEKKIADIRDFATGESVELSREIAALEKKLERLQKEIYSKLTRWQRVQLARHPKRPIASDYIKALITDFIELHGDRGFADDHAVITGFGKLDHQKLLVVAQQKGKDTKEKLFHNFGMANPEGYRKALRAMQLAARFGLPILVLIDTPGAYPGIGAEERGQAEAIARNLREMTNLPVPIVVVIIGEGASGGALGVGIGDRILMLENAWYSVISPEGCAAILWRDSEKKEEAAEALKVASFDLLELGIIDKIVPEPLGGAHRDPKTTFEAVKKEVLAALGELVVFPPDELIMHRIEKYRSMGRYTIEPEPESLAKPVAEPEEKQ, encoded by the coding sequence ATGAACGGCTACCTGGACTTTGAAAAGCCGATCGTCGAGCTGGAGAAAAAAATCGCCGACATCCGGGATTTCGCCACCGGCGAGTCGGTGGAACTCTCCCGCGAAATCGCGGCGCTGGAAAAAAAGCTGGAGCGGCTGCAGAAGGAGATTTACTCCAAGCTCACCCGCTGGCAGCGCGTCCAGCTCGCCCGCCATCCCAAACGCCCCATCGCTTCCGACTACATCAAGGCCTTAATCACCGACTTTATCGAGTTGCACGGCGACCGGGGGTTTGCCGACGACCATGCCGTAATTACCGGGTTCGGAAAGCTGGACCATCAAAAGCTTTTGGTGGTCGCCCAGCAGAAAGGGAAGGACACCAAGGAAAAGCTGTTTCACAATTTCGGAATGGCCAATCCGGAAGGATATCGCAAGGCCCTGCGCGCCATGCAGCTGGCGGCCCGTTTTGGGCTGCCGATTCTGGTGCTTATAGACACCCCCGGCGCCTATCCCGGAATCGGCGCCGAGGAGCGCGGCCAGGCGGAGGCGATTGCCCGCAATTTGCGGGAAATGACCAACCTGCCGGTCCCCATCGTGGTGGTGATCATCGGCGAGGGGGCCTCCGGCGGCGCCCTGGGGGTCGGCATCGGCGACCGGATTTTGATGCTGGAAAACGCCTGGTATTCGGTCATCTCGCCGGAAGGTTGCGCCGCCATTCTCTGGCGGGACAGCGAAAAAAAAGAGGAGGCCGCCGAGGCCTTGAAAGTCGCCTCGTTTGATTTGCTCGAGCTGGGAATTATCGATAAAATCGTGCCGGAACCGTTGGGCGGCGCCCACCGGGATCCCAAAACAACCTTTGAAGCCGTGAAAAAAGAGGTGCTGGCCGCCCTGGGCGAGCTGGTCGTCTTCCCGCCCGATGAGTTGATTATGCACCGCATAGAAAAATACCGCTCGATGGGCCGCTATACGATTGAGCCGGAACCGGAATCGCTGGCCAAACCGGTCGCGGAACCGGAAGAAAAACAATAG
- a CDS encoding lysylphosphatidylglycerol synthase transmembrane domain-containing protein, which translates to MKQKLFIFLRWAAVLLIFIFLGKKVVADWQQVRQYEWKINYFWLGFSLLILLGNFVYLSWVWSEILKIFGKSLKLKKAFKISYLSNLARYLPGRIWQYVSLVAMCEREGISKSTSTASFVLSQLINIPAALLLILATGVLPAVTRQGWIKDTIWILGGAVTLGALVVITRPNLTEKTLRWLLRRLEKTEPALALKKTSLAGIFASYVFGWFLHGTAFFFFTVAVTGEVGNFFPVVGAYVAAYLIGYLSFFTPGGLGVREAVLALILSIYFPDPVAILISTLSRLWVVLGETAGALVAWKL; encoded by the coding sequence TTGAAACAAAAGCTGTTCATCTTTCTGCGCTGGGCGGCCGTCCTTCTGATTTTCATTTTTTTGGGGAAAAAAGTCGTTGCCGACTGGCAGCAGGTACGGCAGTATGAGTGGAAAATAAATTACTTCTGGCTCGGCTTTTCTCTGCTCATTCTGCTGGGGAATTTTGTCTATCTCTCTTGGGTCTGGAGCGAGATTTTGAAAATTTTCGGCAAATCCTTGAAGCTCAAAAAGGCCTTTAAAATCTCCTATCTTTCCAACCTGGCCCGCTACCTACCCGGCCGCATCTGGCAGTACGTCAGCTTGGTGGCGATGTGCGAGCGGGAGGGAATTTCCAAAAGCACCTCGACGGCCTCCTTTGTTTTGAGCCAGTTGATAAACATCCCCGCCGCATTGCTTTTGATTTTAGCCACCGGAGTCCTCCCGGCTGTAACCCGGCAGGGGTGGATTAAGGATACCATCTGGATTTTGGGGGGCGCCGTGACGCTGGGGGCGCTGGTTGTTATCACCCGGCCCAATTTGACCGAAAAAACGCTCCGCTGGCTTTTGCGCAGGCTCGAGAAAACCGAGCCCGCTCTGGCCTTGAAGAAAACTTCTCTCGCCGGTATATTCGCCTCCTATGTTTTCGGATGGTTTCTGCACGGTACGGCCTTTTTTTTCTTTACGGTGGCGGTGACCGGGGAGGTCGGCAACTTCTTTCCGGTCGTTGGCGCCTACGTGGCCGCCTACTTGATTGGTTACTTGAGCTTTTTCACCCCGGGCGGGCTGGGAGTGCGCGAGGCGGTTCTGGCCTTGATTTTGAGCATCTACTTTCCCGACCCCGTGGCGATTTTGATTTCCACCCTTTCCCGCCTCTGGGTCGTCTTGGGGGAAACCGCAGGGGCTTTGGTGGCCTGGAAATTGTAA
- a CDS encoding glycosyltransferase family 2 protein, giving the protein MPETRPPVRRRPDRPRGLLVSVVVPAHNEEENLPALLETFDEVFRRERISGELILIDDGSTDKTYAKARDLANRYRFLRVYYHKRRQGVTAALNTGFGLARGRFLFFFPADLQYHPNDLPQMVDRLTSGFDVVTGWKQGRYGPKRFVSFIYNSLSRVLFKVPVHDLNSIKGFKREVLNALSFRKDWHRYLVVMAHEQGFKVTEVKVRLYPRKFGKSKFGFWRIPIGFLDLLAVKFQLSFSKKPLLFFGSWGLVLIALGIIIGLVAIGFRVFAHEGYRPILYLVMLLELLGISFFALGFLGETLVELQIRMDNLAREVGELKNRPAHGPLRPRHQNRPPQGRPAPVSGQSRDAGVPETPLPEESEPKFPFDR; this is encoded by the coding sequence ATGCCGGAGACCCGTCCTCCCGTCCGCCGGCGTCCCGACCGTCCCCGCGGGCTTTTGGTCTCCGTAGTCGTCCCGGCCCACAACGAAGAGGAGAACCTGCCGGCGCTTCTGGAGACGTTTGACGAGGTCTTCCGCCGCGAACGGATTTCTGGCGAATTGATTCTGATTGATGACGGTTCAACCGACAAAACCTATGCCAAAGCGCGCGACTTGGCCAACCGCTACCGTTTTCTGCGGGTGTATTACCACAAAAGACGCCAGGGGGTGACGGCGGCCCTGAACACCGGTTTTGGCCTGGCCCGAGGGCGCTTCCTTTTCTTTTTCCCCGCCGATTTGCAGTATCACCCCAACGATTTGCCCCAGATGGTGGACCGGCTCACCTCCGGATTCGACGTGGTGACCGGTTGGAAACAGGGGCGTTACGGCCCCAAGCGCTTCGTCTCTTTCATCTACAATTCGCTTTCGCGGGTGTTGTTTAAAGTCCCGGTGCACGATTTGAATTCCATCAAGGGGTTCAAGCGGGAGGTGCTGAACGCCCTCTCCTTCCGCAAGGACTGGCACCGCTATCTGGTGGTGATGGCCCACGAGCAGGGGTTCAAGGTGACCGAGGTAAAGGTCCGCCTCTATCCCCGCAAGTTCGGCAAATCAAAGTTTGGCTTCTGGCGCATCCCTATCGGCTTTTTGGATTTGCTGGCGGTCAAATTCCAGCTTTCCTTTTCCAAAAAACCGCTTCTTTTCTTCGGCTCTTGGGGTTTGGTTTTAATCGCCCTCGGAATCATAATCGGACTGGTTGCCATCGGTTTCCGGGTCTTCGCCCACGAGGGATACCGGCCGATTTTGTACCTGGTGATGCTTCTGGAGCTTCTGGGCATCTCCTTTTTCGCCTTGGGATTTTTGGGGGAAACATTGGTTGAGTTGCAGATCCGGATGGACAATTTGGCGCGCGAGGTGGGGGAACTGAAAAACCGCCCGGCGCACGGCCCTCTGCGCCCCCGTCACCAGAATCGGCCGCCGCAGGGCCGCCCCGCTCCCGTTTCGGGACAATCGCGGGACGCCGGGGTTCCCGAAACCCCGCTGCCGGAAGAATCCGAACCGAAGTTCCCCTTCGACCGTTGA
- a CDS encoding Trm112 family protein: protein MVLDKKLLEILACPACKGNLEYDEENERLTCFACRLKYKIEEGIPIMLVEEAEKF from the coding sequence CTGGTGCTGGACAAAAAGCTTCTGGAAATTCTGGCCTGCCCGGCCTGCAAGGGGAATCTCGAATACGATGAAGAAAATGAACGGCTGACCTGCTTTGCCTGCCGGCTGAAATACAAAATCGAGGAGGGGATCCCGATCATGCTGGTGGAAGAGGCGGAAAAATTTTAG